From the genome of Monomorium pharaonis isolate MP-MQ-018 chromosome 2, ASM1337386v2, whole genome shotgun sequence, one region includes:
- the LOC105840000 gene encoding uncharacterized protein LOC105840000 isoform X2, whose protein sequence is MVRATRADATLTKMRDAVPQKGSHNVATPKSKPSLEIYRPPGGRAEGTTASVTNLRLNVHAKEFTMKQNDSHTSKSRTSAPERSTYYLQHSKSSGNIHRYLYAQQHQQLQHPLQQQQHQLPSRHSQGGHHSMTNSTLRSPHPLDISASSGNILHAANRVHFNMDQNEIKTNSVKPGKLTKSHTFVSTYGLKRSKSLNSTDVLAAKALNIADASELGKFPSPVQDILLRAIEDPNLLNARTLMELVRHILDRVVENRKYADPAAKICITIIEKETKETFLESLLNTCQQWYQDRARLLYDGQTCHRYSAFMTFLNEMYCQLKRRQLQLKTQQEGVPPGRVLLTLLWKCCQDCLQPPVINSLAETNCLFFILTCIGKDLDAELPMQLQQLLGSVRDAFLAEETTLPPVKRTLLQLIELHAAHWQLPAPAVVYYYPSNSNSK, encoded by the exons ATGGTGCGGGCAACTCGCGCAGACGCAACGCTAACGAAG ATGAGGGATGCGGTTCCGCAGAAAGGAAGTCATAACGTAGCCACCCCCAAGTCCAAACCGTCCTTAGAGATATATCGACCCCCAG GTGGGCGAGCGGAAGGAACCACGGCGAGCGTCACTAATCTTCGACTAAACGTGCACGCCAAGGAATTCACGATGAAGCAGAACGATTCGCATACTTCTAA GTCTCGGACTAGTGCACCGGAGCGCTCCACGTATTATCTGCAGCACAGCAAATCAAGCGGTAATATCCACCGATACCTCTACGCtcagcagcatcagcagctGCAACACCCTctacagcagcagcaacatcAACTACCGTCCCGTCATTCTCAGGGTGGCCATCACTCGATGACGAATTCCACGTTGCGTTCACCCCATCCTTTGGACATATCCGCGTCCAGTGGAAACATCTTGCAC GCCGCGAATAGGGTACACTTCAACATGGATCAGAACGAAATCAAGACTAACTCCGTGAAACCGGGCAAGCTTACCAAATCGCATACCTTCGTGTCGACTTACGGCCTGAAGCGCTCCAAAAGCCTGAACTCGACGGACGTGTTGGCCGCCAAAGCGCTCAACATCGCGGACGCCTCCGAACTAGGAAAATTTCCTTCGCCCGTTCAAGATATACTTCTACGAGCGATAGAAG ATCCGAATCTTTTAAATGCGAGGACATTGATGGAACTAGTACGGCACATTCTGGATAGGGTAGTGGAAAATCGCAAGTATGCCGATCCGGCAGCTAAAATTTGCATCACGATTATAGAG aaagaaacaaaagaaactTTCCTGGAATCCTTGCTAAATACGTGCCAACAATGGTACCAGGATCGCGCTAGATTACTGTACGACGGCCAGACCTGCCATCGATACTCAGCCTTTATGACGTTTCTCAACGAGATGTATTGCCAG CTGAAGCGCCGGCAGCTACAATTGAAGACGCAGCAGGAGGGCGTTCCACCCGGACGCGTGCTCCTCACGCTGCTTTGGAAATGCTGCCAGGATTGCTTGCAACCGCCGGTCATTAACTCTCTGGCTGAG ACAAATTGTCTGTTCTTCATCCTCACGTGTATCGGCAAGGACCTGGACGCGGAGCTGCCGATGCAGCTGCAGCAGTTGCTTGGCAGTGTGCGCGACGCCTTCCTGGCGGAGGAAACGACGCTGCCCCCGGTCAAGAGGACGCTTCTGCAACTGATCGAGCTCCACGCCGCCCATTGGCAGCTACCGGCGCCGGCGGTGGTTTACTACTACCCCTCGAACTCTAACTCCAAGTGA
- the LOC105840000 gene encoding uncharacterized protein LOC105840000 isoform X1, whose amino-acid sequence MTIETFLHAEVKRYHMAIMRDAVPQKGSHNVATPKSKPSLEIYRPPGGRAEGTTASVTNLRLNVHAKEFTMKQNDSHTSKSRTSAPERSTYYLQHSKSSGNIHRYLYAQQHQQLQHPLQQQQHQLPSRHSQGGHHSMTNSTLRSPHPLDISASSGNILHAANRVHFNMDQNEIKTNSVKPGKLTKSHTFVSTYGLKRSKSLNSTDVLAAKALNIADASELGKFPSPVQDILLRAIEDPNLLNARTLMELVRHILDRVVENRKYADPAAKICITIIEKETKETFLESLLNTCQQWYQDRARLLYDGQTCHRYSAFMTFLNEMYCQLKRRQLQLKTQQEGVPPGRVLLTLLWKCCQDCLQPPVINSLAETNCLFFILTCIGKDLDAELPMQLQQLLGSVRDAFLAEETTLPPVKRTLLQLIELHAAHWQLPAPAVVYYYPSNSNSK is encoded by the exons ATGACGATAGAAACCTTTCTGCACGCGGAAGTGAAAAGATATCACATGGCaatc ATGAGGGATGCGGTTCCGCAGAAAGGAAGTCATAACGTAGCCACCCCCAAGTCCAAACCGTCCTTAGAGATATATCGACCCCCAG GTGGGCGAGCGGAAGGAACCACGGCGAGCGTCACTAATCTTCGACTAAACGTGCACGCCAAGGAATTCACGATGAAGCAGAACGATTCGCATACTTCTAA GTCTCGGACTAGTGCACCGGAGCGCTCCACGTATTATCTGCAGCACAGCAAATCAAGCGGTAATATCCACCGATACCTCTACGCtcagcagcatcagcagctGCAACACCCTctacagcagcagcaacatcAACTACCGTCCCGTCATTCTCAGGGTGGCCATCACTCGATGACGAATTCCACGTTGCGTTCACCCCATCCTTTGGACATATCCGCGTCCAGTGGAAACATCTTGCAC GCCGCGAATAGGGTACACTTCAACATGGATCAGAACGAAATCAAGACTAACTCCGTGAAACCGGGCAAGCTTACCAAATCGCATACCTTCGTGTCGACTTACGGCCTGAAGCGCTCCAAAAGCCTGAACTCGACGGACGTGTTGGCCGCCAAAGCGCTCAACATCGCGGACGCCTCCGAACTAGGAAAATTTCCTTCGCCCGTTCAAGATATACTTCTACGAGCGATAGAAG ATCCGAATCTTTTAAATGCGAGGACATTGATGGAACTAGTACGGCACATTCTGGATAGGGTAGTGGAAAATCGCAAGTATGCCGATCCGGCAGCTAAAATTTGCATCACGATTATAGAG aaagaaacaaaagaaactTTCCTGGAATCCTTGCTAAATACGTGCCAACAATGGTACCAGGATCGCGCTAGATTACTGTACGACGGCCAGACCTGCCATCGATACTCAGCCTTTATGACGTTTCTCAACGAGATGTATTGCCAG CTGAAGCGCCGGCAGCTACAATTGAAGACGCAGCAGGAGGGCGTTCCACCCGGACGCGTGCTCCTCACGCTGCTTTGGAAATGCTGCCAGGATTGCTTGCAACCGCCGGTCATTAACTCTCTGGCTGAG ACAAATTGTCTGTTCTTCATCCTCACGTGTATCGGCAAGGACCTGGACGCGGAGCTGCCGATGCAGCTGCAGCAGTTGCTTGGCAGTGTGCGCGACGCCTTCCTGGCGGAGGAAACGACGCTGCCCCCGGTCAAGAGGACGCTTCTGCAACTGATCGAGCTCCACGCCGCCCATTGGCAGCTACCGGCGCCGGCGGTGGTTTACTACTACCCCTCGAACTCTAACTCCAAGTGA
- the LOC105840000 gene encoding uncharacterized protein LOC105840000 isoform X3, with the protein MRDAVPQKGSHNVATPKSKPSLEIYRPPGGRAEGTTASVTNLRLNVHAKEFTMKQNDSHTSKSRTSAPERSTYYLQHSKSSGNIHRYLYAQQHQQLQHPLQQQQHQLPSRHSQGGHHSMTNSTLRSPHPLDISASSGNILHAANRVHFNMDQNEIKTNSVKPGKLTKSHTFVSTYGLKRSKSLNSTDVLAAKALNIADASELGKFPSPVQDILLRAIEDPNLLNARTLMELVRHILDRVVENRKYADPAAKICITIIEKETKETFLESLLNTCQQWYQDRARLLYDGQTCHRYSAFMTFLNEMYCQLKRRQLQLKTQQEGVPPGRVLLTLLWKCCQDCLQPPVINSLAETNCLFFILTCIGKDLDAELPMQLQQLLGSVRDAFLAEETTLPPVKRTLLQLIELHAAHWQLPAPAVVYYYPSNSNSK; encoded by the exons ATGAGGGATGCGGTTCCGCAGAAAGGAAGTCATAACGTAGCCACCCCCAAGTCCAAACCGTCCTTAGAGATATATCGACCCCCAG GTGGGCGAGCGGAAGGAACCACGGCGAGCGTCACTAATCTTCGACTAAACGTGCACGCCAAGGAATTCACGATGAAGCAGAACGATTCGCATACTTCTAA GTCTCGGACTAGTGCACCGGAGCGCTCCACGTATTATCTGCAGCACAGCAAATCAAGCGGTAATATCCACCGATACCTCTACGCtcagcagcatcagcagctGCAACACCCTctacagcagcagcaacatcAACTACCGTCCCGTCATTCTCAGGGTGGCCATCACTCGATGACGAATTCCACGTTGCGTTCACCCCATCCTTTGGACATATCCGCGTCCAGTGGAAACATCTTGCAC GCCGCGAATAGGGTACACTTCAACATGGATCAGAACGAAATCAAGACTAACTCCGTGAAACCGGGCAAGCTTACCAAATCGCATACCTTCGTGTCGACTTACGGCCTGAAGCGCTCCAAAAGCCTGAACTCGACGGACGTGTTGGCCGCCAAAGCGCTCAACATCGCGGACGCCTCCGAACTAGGAAAATTTCCTTCGCCCGTTCAAGATATACTTCTACGAGCGATAGAAG ATCCGAATCTTTTAAATGCGAGGACATTGATGGAACTAGTACGGCACATTCTGGATAGGGTAGTGGAAAATCGCAAGTATGCCGATCCGGCAGCTAAAATTTGCATCACGATTATAGAG aaagaaacaaaagaaactTTCCTGGAATCCTTGCTAAATACGTGCCAACAATGGTACCAGGATCGCGCTAGATTACTGTACGACGGCCAGACCTGCCATCGATACTCAGCCTTTATGACGTTTCTCAACGAGATGTATTGCCAG CTGAAGCGCCGGCAGCTACAATTGAAGACGCAGCAGGAGGGCGTTCCACCCGGACGCGTGCTCCTCACGCTGCTTTGGAAATGCTGCCAGGATTGCTTGCAACCGCCGGTCATTAACTCTCTGGCTGAG ACAAATTGTCTGTTCTTCATCCTCACGTGTATCGGCAAGGACCTGGACGCGGAGCTGCCGATGCAGCTGCAGCAGTTGCTTGGCAGTGTGCGCGACGCCTTCCTGGCGGAGGAAACGACGCTGCCCCCGGTCAAGAGGACGCTTCTGCAACTGATCGAGCTCCACGCCGCCCATTGGCAGCTACCGGCGCCGGCGGTGGTTTACTACTACCCCTCGAACTCTAACTCCAAGTGA